The stretch of DNA GTCAAGCTCGCGGTATTCGGCCTGATAGCTCTTTTTAAACTGGTTCAGATGGTTTTTTTTGCGGTGGTATTTACGCCCTGAAAGGTTGATCAGGTCAGTTGTCTTGTATACATAGTCGCTGTTATCCCTGTCAGGGGTGCATGTATACCTGGTTTTGTCCACATTTTTAATCAAACCTTCTCCTGCCCTTTTTATTTCAGGCCTGTTGGCTTTGCCATCAAGACAGGCGAGTAGTTTTTCTATCGCCTTCTGCTTGTCTCCCCGGCCAACAGGCTGAAGACCATATGGGGATGAACTATCCGGGTTCATAACAATAAACAGGATATTATCCTGCTCTGCCCATACAGGGTGATAGAGGCACTGCCACATAAAAAGATTGGTAAATGTGAGTTCGGATATCTCAGGCGGGTCTTCTTTAAAATATCTGTTGAACAGTGCCTTGTCCTGTATCTCAAGAGGTTTAAAATCAAGAGTCATTATTACTGTTTTCTCCCTGTAAAAGTTAACCGGCCACAAGGTGGCTTATGAGCACCTTTATGCCGATACCGATAAGCACCAGCCCTGCTGCTATCTCCATCTTTTTTTCAAAAAAATGCGTGCCCCTGTCACCGATCCACACACCGATAAAGGACATGATAAACGTTATAAGCCCAATAACAATAACCGGCTCCACCACCCCAATATCAAGCAGGGCAAAGCTTATCCCTGCGGCAAAGGCGTCAATGCTTGTTGCGATTGAGAGGGAAAAGAGCACAGCCACGTCCATGGGGTCTGTCTTTTTTTCTACCTCTTCAATCTTAAATGCCTCATATATCATCTTGCACCCGATAAAAAAAAGCAGGCAGAAAACTATCCAGTGATCTATCTCACAGATAAATCTCTGAAGTTTGATCCCGCCCAGCCACCCTAAAAGGGGCATAATGGCCTGAAATATGCCGAACCAGGAGGCAATTATCAGGGAATGTTTAATACGAAGGTCCTTAATCGCAATCCCGCTCGCAATCGATACTGCAAAGGCGTCCATTGCAAGGGCAAGGGCAAGAAGGATTATAGTCAAATGTGACATATGATAGCAAAACCTGGATTTTTAAACTTTTGTTATTATAGTTATGATGTTTACATTAATGCAATTAAACGCGGAAGACAAGAAGGAAGGATGAAGAGAGCCATCATGAAAGGGAGATGCCATGGGAAATGACAATATGATCATAACATGCCCCAAATGCGGGGTAAAAAACAGGGTGCCTGTATCAAAAATAAATGACAGGCCTGTATGCGGTAAATGCAGGGAGCCCCTTGGAGCCGGCGCATCATCAGATGCACCCCTTGATATTACAGATAATT from Desulfatiglans sp. encodes:
- a CDS encoding manganese efflux pump; the encoded protein is MSHLTIILLALALAMDAFAVSIASGIAIKDLRIKHSLIIASWFGIFQAIMPLLGWLGGIKLQRFICEIDHWIVFCLLFFIGCKMIYEAFKIEEVEKKTDPMDVAVLFSLSIATSIDAFAAGISFALLDIGVVEPVIVIGLITFIMSFIGVWIGDRGTHFFEKKMEIAAGLVLIGIGIKVLISHLVAG
- a CDS encoding DUF2156 domain-containing protein, which encodes MTLDFKPLEIQDKALFNRYFKEDPPEISELTFTNLFMWQCLYHPVWAEQDNILFIVMNPDSSSPYGLQPVGRGDKQKAIEKLLACLDGKANRPEIKRAGEGLIKNVDKTRYTCTPDRDNSDYVYKTTDLINLSGRKYHRKKNHLNQFKKSYQAEYRELDTDLVECFINMQEEWCKMRECVENPNLLSEDYAVRRALMHFEQLDYSGGAIIVNGRMEAFSLGEPLNPDTAVIHIEKANPDIPGLYTAINQMFAANGWPDTEFINREQDLGVDGLRKAKESYNPHHMINKYTITRR